A single region of the Pseudalkalibacillus berkeleyi genome encodes:
- the ctaG gene encoding cytochrome c oxidase assembly factor CtaG encodes MWEQITTNFSFSHLWSPFFLVGTLIVIFLYIMFTGPWRSKIANSEPVIWKKKASFIAGAIFFYVGFGGPLYLISHLMFSIHMVQMAVCFLLVPPLLLYGTPGWMLKPLLARGGFWKPVKVLTKPLVALVLFNMLFSFYHFPLVFDYLMTNYVEHIAFLVILFISSLIMWWPMVCPIPEWDTMFGLKKVAYIFGNGVLLTPACALIIFADSMLYDTYSNPATWSYALGLCLQLGGPVSPELYSQFVPMAPLEDQKLGGIIMKVMQEIIYGAVLGYVFFQWVRKERLKDDEEVNRLLSSTRPATRLE; translated from the coding sequence ATGTGGGAACAAATCACAACCAACTTCAGCTTTAGCCATTTGTGGAGCCCGTTTTTCTTAGTGGGCACCCTCATTGTCATATTCCTATATATCATGTTTACAGGGCCTTGGCGTAGTAAGATAGCCAATTCTGAGCCAGTCATTTGGAAAAAGAAAGCTTCGTTTATCGCTGGAGCGATTTTCTTTTATGTTGGGTTCGGTGGACCGCTATATCTGATTTCTCACCTCATGTTCAGCATACATATGGTGCAGATGGCAGTCTGTTTCTTATTAGTGCCACCGTTGTTACTTTACGGAACGCCGGGTTGGATGCTGAAGCCACTCTTGGCACGCGGTGGATTTTGGAAGCCAGTAAAAGTACTAACGAAACCACTTGTTGCTCTCGTACTTTTCAACATGTTGTTCTCGTTTTACCATTTTCCGCTCGTATTTGATTATTTAATGACCAACTACGTTGAGCATATCGCATTCCTCGTAATTTTATTTATATCATCGCTTATCATGTGGTGGCCGATGGTTTGTCCGATCCCTGAGTGGGATACGATGTTTGGCTTGAAAAAGGTCGCATATATTTTCGGGAACGGTGTATTGCTGACCCCGGCCTGTGCCTTGATCATTTTTGCGGATTCAATGCTTTATGACACATACAGCAATCCAGCAACTTGGTCTTATGCACTCGGACTTTGCTTACAGCTCGGTGGGCCTGTTTCCCCTGAACTATACAGCCAGTTCGTACCGATGGCGCCACTTGAAGATCAAAAGCTTGGTGGAATTATCATGAAAGTGATGCAGGAAATCATTTATGGTGCTGTATTAGGCTATGTATTCTTCCAATGGGTACGTAAAGAGCGCTTGAAGGATGACGAAGAGGTTAATCGCCTGCTCTCATCAACTCGACCAGCAACACGATTAGAATAG
- a CDS encoding SEC-C metal-binding domain-containing protein, which translates to MKLGRNDQCNCGSGKKYKKCCLKKDNILIGMQKEEELVAPILSDLIKYSAKHYQRSFESKMAERLPEIINTEQQYLEYIMPPIFQWGIFNLPLASNGETPFESYITKRRIPKNQLELLLKWKTELPSIFRITHQSNGYTHLTDFWSNEERIVKMGDLPEEITDGSTYLLNSLLPGEHQSFLSGLPQFITFELLDDVVNKIESLRNEQSPNQALETYYPEVTFYIYELLYAYEEDYNEDYEDSEGNNDNEDKPLTSEEQAVLEVYRKLTNQTLSEQVHQKVTALWSGYCEHHKPVITKPETYAAALEYLGHHHFQGEDPQAKTTQKELANKYGVSPGTISTRKKAFTEYLAQTA; encoded by the coding sequence ATGAAACTCGGAAGAAATGATCAATGCAACTGTGGAAGTGGGAAAAAATACAAGAAATGTTGTCTTAAGAAGGATAACATACTGATTGGAATGCAAAAAGAAGAGGAACTTGTAGCTCCTATTCTTTCAGACTTAATTAAGTATTCAGCAAAACATTACCAGCGTTCTTTTGAAAGCAAAATGGCTGAACGTCTGCCTGAAATCATTAACACCGAACAACAATACTTAGAATATATCATGCCGCCTATTTTTCAATGGGGCATTTTCAATCTTCCGTTGGCAAGTAACGGGGAAACACCATTTGAATCGTACATTACCAAACGAAGAATACCTAAAAACCAGCTAGAATTGCTTCTTAAATGGAAGACAGAATTGCCTTCTATTTTTCGTATTACACATCAATCAAACGGTTATACACATTTGACTGACTTTTGGTCAAATGAAGAAAGAATTGTGAAGATGGGAGACTTACCTGAGGAAATCACTGACGGAAGCACTTATTTATTAAATAGTTTATTACCTGGAGAACACCAATCTTTCCTAAGTGGTCTCCCCCAATTTATCACGTTTGAATTGTTGGATGATGTCGTGAACAAAATAGAATCCCTTCGAAATGAACAGTCTCCAAACCAAGCGTTAGAGACCTATTATCCTGAAGTAACCTTCTATATTTATGAGTTACTATATGCTTATGAAGAAGATTATAATGAAGATTATGAAGACAGTGAAGGCAATAATGACAATGAAGACAAGCCACTTACTAGTGAAGAACAGGCTGTACTAGAAGTGTATCGGAAACTTACGAATCAAACTTTATCAGAGCAGGTTCACCAGAAAGTTACAGCGTTATGGTCAGGTTATTGCGAGCATCACAAACCAGTCATCACGAAACCTGAAACGTATGCTGCTGCACTCGAATACCTTGGACATCACCATTTTCAAGGTGAAGACCCTCAGGCGAAAACGACTCAAAAAGAGCTCGCCAATAAATACGGCGTTTCCCCAGGTACAATTTCAACAAGGAAAAAAGCTTTTACTGAATACTTGGCACAAACAGCATAA
- a CDS encoding GNAT family N-acetyltransferase gives MYTIREEMSQDKHKITAVNDLAFGQKNEGELIEALRSSEAFIPALSLVAETEHQDIIGHILFSRIQIATETGDVPSLALAPMAVSPASQNKGIGAALVKEGLQRAKGLGFQSVVVLGHPEYYPMFGFTPAHEKKIRAPFEVPPEAFMVLELENNALDNIEGTVRYPKPFMNV, from the coding sequence TTGTACACAATCCGTGAAGAAATGTCTCAAGATAAACATAAAATTACTGCAGTCAATGACCTCGCTTTCGGTCAGAAGAATGAAGGAGAATTAATTGAAGCGCTGCGCAGCTCTGAGGCGTTCATTCCAGCGCTTTCTCTCGTTGCAGAAACGGAGCACCAAGATATTATCGGGCACATCTTATTTAGTCGAATTCAGATTGCGACGGAAACAGGTGATGTACCGTCACTTGCTCTAGCTCCAATGGCTGTGAGCCCTGCTAGTCAAAACAAAGGGATAGGTGCAGCACTTGTAAAAGAAGGACTACAACGCGCAAAAGGTCTAGGGTTCCAATCTGTCGTCGTACTCGGTCATCCAGAATATTATCCAATGTTCGGATTCACGCCAGCACATGAGAAGAAAATTAGAGCCCCATTTGAAGTACCACCTGAAGCATTTATGGTCCTTGAACTTGAAAATAACGCGCTCGACAACATTGAAGGAACCGTCCGATACCCAAAACCATTCATGAACGTATAA
- a CDS encoding DinB family protein produces MDIYVIIKVIKTNRKWREGITFIELKNEVVRHHLDMIEWSQSLNHLSSDQWNRPIKENKWSIAEILSHFLPWDEFIINQRIPYLISSKSLPKPPNKETMNDKAAKEGRCTEKSVTINRFIDSRRNLLMCIESLDENLWDKTFKIGETELTLYQYFSGLAKHDLHHKKQIHESLYNTST; encoded by the coding sequence TTGGATATTTATGTTATTATCAAAGTGATAAAAACTAATAGAAAATGGAGAGAAGGGATTACGTTTATTGAGCTTAAAAATGAAGTGGTAAGGCATCATTTGGATATGATTGAATGGTCCCAGTCTTTAAATCATCTTTCTAGTGATCAGTGGAACCGTCCTATTAAAGAAAACAAGTGGAGTATAGCTGAGATTTTAAGTCATTTTCTGCCTTGGGATGAATTCATTATAAATCAGAGAATACCTTATCTTATCTCTAGCAAATCCTTACCTAAGCCTCCCAATAAAGAAACAATGAATGATAAAGCTGCTAAAGAGGGAAGATGTACAGAAAAATCGGTCACCATAAATAGATTCATTGATTCAAGAAGAAATCTACTAATGTGTATCGAAAGTTTAGATGAAAATTTGTGGGATAAAACATTTAAAATCGGTGAAACAGAACTGACCTTATATCAATATTTCAGTGGGCTTGCAAAGCATGATCTTCATCATAAAAAGCAAATACATGAGTCACTTTATAACACCTCAACATAA
- a CDS encoding FixH family protein — protein sequence MAKLKIFLPLFVLVLLLAACGEEKDQDNHDGHNENNEPSMEALEVKLEGPEEVKQGESVTFSAMVTQGEEKVSDADEVMFEIWKEGAKKDSMMMKAESDGEGKYSVKTTFEEDGNYIVQSHVTARSMHTMPKQQVTVTKSE from the coding sequence ATGGCTAAATTAAAAATATTTTTGCCGCTATTTGTGTTAGTTCTCCTATTAGCTGCTTGTGGGGAAGAGAAGGATCAAGACAATCACGATGGTCATAACGAAAATAACGAACCGTCAATGGAAGCTTTAGAAGTGAAGCTTGAAGGACCTGAAGAAGTGAAGCAAGGTGAGTCTGTTACGTTCAGCGCAATGGTGACACAAGGTGAAGAGAAGGTGTCAGATGCAGATGAAGTCATGTTTGAAATCTGGAAAGAAGGCGCGAAGAAGGATAGTATGATGATGAAAGCTGAGAGTGATGGGGAAGGGAAATATTCCGTGAAAACGACTTTTGAAGAAGATGGCAATTATATTGTTCAGTCCCATGTCACAGCCCGAAGCATGCATACAATGCCGAAACAACAAGTGACTGTAACGAAATCCGAATAA
- a CDS encoding SCO family protein — protein sequence MLERCISLKKIFGTLSLIMVLVLLSACGQKLDKPDDYDFEVQNFTYTNQDGKSVSLKDLEGKVWIADFIFTNCETVCPPMTNHMSSLQDNMKEAGLENVEIVSFSVDPTVDKPATLKKFGQKFDADFSNWHFLTGYKQSEIEEFAKTSFKTIVQKPKDDDQVTHGTAFYLVDQEGIVRTRYDGVNRSNDADEKVIEDIKALQQ from the coding sequence ATGTTAGAGAGGTGCATTTCTTTGAAAAAAATATTTGGGACCCTCAGTCTCATAATGGTGCTCGTGTTACTATCAGCTTGTGGACAAAAGCTTGACAAGCCAGATGATTATGATTTTGAAGTGCAAAACTTTACTTATACAAACCAGGATGGCAAGTCTGTCAGTCTGAAGGATCTTGAAGGGAAGGTTTGGATTGCGGATTTTATTTTTACGAATTGTGAAACCGTTTGTCCGCCTATGACCAATCATATGTCAAGCCTCCAAGACAACATGAAAGAAGCAGGTTTAGAAAATGTTGAGATCGTTTCCTTTAGTGTTGATCCAACGGTGGACAAACCGGCTACACTCAAAAAGTTCGGCCAGAAGTTTGACGCTGATTTTTCAAATTGGCATTTCTTAACGGGATACAAGCAGTCTGAGATTGAAGAGTTTGCAAAAACGAGCTTTAAGACGATTGTTCAGAAGCCTAAGGATGATGACCAAGTCACTCACGGAACAGCCTTTTACCTTGTCGATCAAGAAGGCATTGTACGTACGCGTTATGATGGTGTAAACCGCTCAAACGATGCTGATGAAAAAGTCATCGAAGATATTAAAGCGCTACAACAGTAA
- a CDS encoding metalloregulator ArsR/SmtB family transcription factor, producing the protein MALDLPLYDQQLEQTFKTYEKKFKALSDHKRLHIMYELTQAGELCVCDLTDKLNLPQSKLSYHLKILMDANLLMKETRGTWSYYKLNPQEVNHLLSEELCCMFRTNDSC; encoded by the coding sequence TTGGCTTTAGATCTTCCTTTGTATGACCAGCAACTTGAACAAACTTTTAAAACGTATGAAAAGAAGTTTAAGGCTCTCTCTGATCATAAAAGATTGCACATTATGTATGAACTTACACAAGCTGGAGAGTTATGTGTTTGTGATCTCACCGACAAACTTAATTTGCCTCAATCTAAGCTCTCGTATCATTTGAAAATTTTAATGGATGCGAACTTGCTTATGAAAGAAACGCGGGGAACTTGGAGTTACTATAAACTCAATCCACAAGAGGTCAATCACTTACTTTCTGAAGAACTTTGTTGTATGTTTCGAACGAATGATTCGTGTTAA
- a CDS encoding ArsI/CadI family heavy metal resistance metalloenzyme: MIRTHMGLNVTDLDASIDFYSKIFNSAPVKVKKDYAKFLPEHLALNFTLNTKDVVEGNQVGHFGIQVESLEEVLNQKERLKELGFFAREEMNTNCCYAIQDKFWVTDPDGNEWEFFYTKRDSDEMTAGEEKKVESNTI; this comes from the coding sequence ATGATTAGAACACATATGGGTCTTAACGTAACAGATCTAGATGCCTCCATTGATTTTTATTCAAAAATCTTCAATAGTGCACCTGTAAAAGTGAAAAAGGATTATGCGAAATTTTTACCCGAACATCTTGCGTTGAACTTTACATTGAATACTAAGGATGTGGTCGAAGGGAATCAGGTCGGTCATTTCGGCATTCAAGTTGAAAGCCTTGAAGAAGTATTGAATCAGAAAGAAAGGCTCAAAGAACTTGGATTCTTTGCTAGAGAAGAAATGAATACCAATTGTTGCTACGCTATTCAAGATAAATTCTGGGTAACCGATCCGGATGGGAACGAGTGGGAGTTTTTCTACACAAAAAGAGATAGCGACGAAATGACAGCTGGAGAAGAGAAAAAAGTTGAATCAAACACTATTTGA